The following coding sequences lie in one Rutidosis leptorrhynchoides isolate AG116_Rl617_1_P2 chromosome 4, CSIRO_AGI_Rlap_v1, whole genome shotgun sequence genomic window:
- the LOC139841652 gene encoding protein ACTIVITY OF BC1 COMPLEX KINASE 8, chloroplastic-like: protein MRVTAENLQKLDPKSDGAKRDWVAIYDECANVLYQVLTMEYVPEIKISRIQALDQLGVDRKKVMAETNTGSVGISNIYM from the exons ATGAGG GTAACAGCAGAAAATCTTCAGAAACTTGACCCAAAGTCTGATGGTGCAAAAAGGGATTGGGTTGCTATCTATGATGAGTGTGCTAATGTTTTGTATCAG GTTCTTACGATGGAGTACGTCCCAGAAATCAAGATTAGCAGGATACAAGCTTTAGATCAATTAGGTGTTGATCGCAAAAA GGTAATGGCAGAAACGAATACGGGGTCTGTCGGTATCTCTAACATTTATATGTAA
- the LOC139843962 gene encoding chalcone isomerase-like protein 2, with protein MGTEMVILDDISFPPQITTTKPLSLLGHGITDIEIHFLQIKFTAIGVYIDPEIVTHLQKWKGKSGTELAEDDEFFDSVISAPVDKYLRIVVIKEIKGSQYGVQLESSVRDRLAAEDMYEEEEEIALEQIVEFFQSIYLKKDSVLTFSFPATPNIVEIGFSSDGKEEAKTMKVENANVVNMIMKWYLGGTTAYSPSTISSLANTFALELSK; from the exons A TGGGCACAGAAATGGTGATTCTTGATGATATTTCTTTTCCTCCACAAATCACAACAACCAAGCCTCTTTCTTTGCTTGGACATG GTATTACCGACATCGAGATACATTTTTTGCAAATTAAGTTCACCGCCATCGGAGTTTATATTGATCCCGAGATCGTGACTCATTTGCAGAAATGGAAAGGAAAATCTGGAACCGAGTTAGCCGAAGATGACGAGTTCTTTGATTCTGTTATTTCGG CACCCGTTGATAAATACTTGAGAATTGTGGTGATCAAAGAGATTAAGGGATCACAATACGGAGTACAACTTGAGAGTTCGGTTAGGGACCGATTGGCAGCCGAAGATATgtatgaagaggaagaagaaaTAGCACTTGAACAAATCGTTGAGTTTTTTCAATCGATATACTTAAAAAAGGATTCGGTACTTACATTTAGCTTTCCTGCTACGCCCAACATTGTTGAG ATCGGGTTTTCGAGTGATGGAAAAGAAGAAGCAAAGACGATGAAAGTGGAGAATGCGAATGTGGTAAATATGATAATGAAATGGTACTTGGGTGGCACCACGGCTTACTCTCCTTCAACCATTTCATCTTTGGCGAATACTTTCGCTTTGGAGTTGTCTAAATGA